The DNA region CGGTTGATATCGCTCAGGATTCCCTTGGCCATATCGATCCATTTCCGTTCCTCCAGCTTGGAGCGAAGCTGCTGCCGTTCGGTGTGCCACTGCTGCCGGTCGAGAAATTGCTTGGTCCCGACATGGAGGGCCCAATGAAGCTCGGATGGGCTCATGGAGGGGGTGAGGATCCCGTCGATCGGAGCGTCGTCTTGGCAATAATCGGCCGAGGATGTGCCCGAGTAAGGGCTGCACCACCAGAGCAAGGGGACGGGTTTCAATTTTTCCAGATTCCTTTGCCATCCGGCGATCCTGGCAATCGGCAGATGGACGACAGCCGCATCGATTTCGTGGATGCAGCGAGGGAGATCCGCAGCTGAACAGGCCGTATATACATGATAGCCGCTCTCGCACAGGTTCTCCTCAGCAACGGCGCTGGCCTCGGCGGAAGCCTGATTCGGTTTGGAAGCATGGGCGACGTGTTCGTGGATAAGGAGTAAGCGGCGCATCTAAAGGAATCCCTCCTATAGGAAAACTTATAAACATATGTCTATCAACTATGTTATAAAATATTACATAAACAGTGAGTTTGTGCATGGAACAAACGGAGTTTTGTGATTGAAAATGAGGTGTTTTTATGATGATAACGTATTTTCAATTTTTCATAAAGAGGAAATCTTCGTGAATCGTTCGGAAAATTTACGTTTTGTGGTCGATGGATTCCTGTTATAGTTCGGATAAAAGCTGATATAACGGACATTTTTCTGGTTTAATCATTTGCGTGATAAAACTTTACACATTGTATGATAAAATTATTTTGTGGCGATTTATAGTGTTATGAATGTTGACATAAGGAGAGGCGTCATATATAGTTAAGGGCAATAAAACCAAATCGTAAGTCACGGATACAACGGTGTATCCGTTCGAAGCGGCAACGAAGCCTGACTTCGCCTCAAACGACAAGAGAGATGAATGGATCTCTTGCGATTGCGGCGGTCAGGCTTTTTATGTTGTTAAGCGAAAACCTGAACATACCCGAAGAGGAGAGGAAATCGTGATGAACAAACCTGAGAAATTGGTGCTGGTCGGTAACGGGATGGCGGGCGTACGAACGATTGAGCATGTATTGAAGCTAGCGCCGGGGGCTTATGACATGACGGTGTTCGGCAAAGAGCCTCATCCGAATTATAACCGGATTATGCTGTCGAAAGTGCTGGCCGGCGGCACGGATATGAAGGACATCATTATCAATGACCGGGACTGGTATGCGGACAACGGCATTCGGCTTTTTACG from Paenibacillus ihbetae includes:
- a CDS encoding ANTAR domain-containing response regulator is translated as MRRLLLIHEHVAHASKPNQASAEASAVAEENLCESGYHVYTACSAADLPRCIHEIDAAVVHLPIARIAGWQRNLEKLKPVPLLWWCSPYSGTSSADYCQDDAPIDGILTPSMSPSELHWALHVGTKQFLDRQQWHTERQQLRSKLEERKWIDMAKGILSDINRVSEAEAYDMLRRKAMNERKRIVDVATSIVKAHQQLKA